The Arctopsyche grandis isolate Sample6627 chromosome 7, ASM5162203v2, whole genome shotgun sequence genome includes a window with the following:
- the LOC143914389 gene encoding uncharacterized protein LOC143914389 — MDVNIRIDSSEDVFCRGCLTSSYNLKPMESYHKSFSEFSSLKVPENDPIHNWLCSECRILLFRFQTFKWKALKVDEILQKHINSTQKRLEYLKMIDNELGRNRTASHGVSILQACNECSESVRPSVIAQVDVEASTQLISTKHSTDRKTDVLICKDGETIYQDPSDDDNIQNDYIEMKIERTSNLDCKNAINNAKKIKKSARRSLRKDTTCNNSKNGIQKRRATRKHKKREWVRETLNMNQVTVLDLSPEEQMKALEDRRISKDFHNARYKCEMCVKVFPHVESLQNHMQRHDKSFGDFECSICRMRFVEKKVLKNHFGTHSRRYQCQKCERILHFKTTMATHLLRHENTYVCNTCGHRSENKESNKIHQKTHSSSETFKCSICPKILNSKHDYGVHIRRHTGDMPFKCVECGKCFQTGAMLATHKSVHSTVREFYCARCDVSFKTKDIMLTHMKKSARHVNPALLTFQCTQCPKKFKSEAQLSGHIDSYHLRCVQLFCDVCPARFVSANGLRNHRRRKHEGLLPTLSHVCETCGRGFSTKTLVTNHLRTHTGERPFECETCHRRFTQKSSLQTHIKLVHLKMKRNKSKAATSPAVDDKPQQFERRWTGQVL; from the exons ATGGATGTGAATATTAGGATTGATTCGAGCGAGGATGTATTCTGTAGAGGCTGTTTGACTTCTTCATACAATTTGAAACCTATGGAATCCTACCACAAGAGCTTCAGCGAGTTCTCTAGCTTGAAG GTACCCGAAAACGATCCCATACACAACTGGTTGTGCTCCGAATGCCGCATATTACTCTTTCGATTTCAAACGTTCAAATGGAAAGCTTTGAAAGTCGATGAAATTCTTCAAAAGCATATTAATTCTACACAG aaaAGATTAGAATATCTTAAAATGATTGACAATGAATTGGGTAGGAATAGAACAGCATCTCACGGAGTCAGTATTTTACAAGCTTGCAACGAATGTTCAGAGAGTGTAAGACCTAGTGTGATTGCTCAAGTCGATGTTGAAGCATCG ACACAACTAATTTCAACCAAGCATTCCACTGATCGAAAAACAGACGTGTTGATATGTAAAGACGGTGAAACTATCTATCAGGATCCGTCAGACGACGATAACATTCAGAACGattatattgaaatgaaaattgaacgTACGTCAAATTTAGATTGTAAAAATGCTATCAACAATGCAAAGAAAATTAAGAAAAGCGCCCGAAGAAGTCTTAGAAAGGATACGACttgtaataatagtaaaaaCGGAATTCAAAAGCGACGCGCTACTCGGAAACACAAAAAGAGGGAATGGGTAAGGGAGACGCTGAATATGAACCAAGTTACGGTACTAGATCTGTCGCCGGAAGAGCAGATGAAAGCGTTGGAAGATAGGAGAATATCTAAAGACTTTCACAACGCTCGGTACAAGTGTGAAATGTGCGTTAAGGTTTTTCCACACGTTGAAAGTTTGCAGAATCATATGCAGCGACACGATAAG TCGTTTGGCGATTTCGAATGCAGCATTTGCCGTATGCGATTTGTAGAGAAAAAGGTGCTCAAGAATCATTTCGGTACGCATTCGCGGCGGTATCAGTGCCAAAAATGCGAAAGGATACTTCATTTCAAAACTACTATGGCTACTCATTTACTGCGGCATGaaaatacttatgtatgcaATACGTGCGGCCATCGATCCGA GAATAAAGAATCGAATAAGATACATCAAAAAACTCATTCAAGCTCGGAAACTTTCAAATGTTCCATATGCCCGAAAATTCTCAACAGCAAACATGACTATGGAGTTCATATCAG gCGACACACCGGAGACATGCCCTTCAAGTGCGTGGAGTGCGGCAAATGCTTCCAAACCGGAGCCATGCTAGCAACCCACAAATCAGTCCACAGCACGGTCAGAGAATTCTACTGCGCCCGCTGCGACGTCAGCTTCAAAACCAAAGACATAATGCTGACTCACATGAAGAAGTCGGCCAGGCATGTGAATCCGGCACTTCTCAC gtTCCAATGCACCCAATGCCCGAAGAAGTTCAAATCCGAAGCCCAGCTGTCGGGTCATATCGACAGTTATCATCTACGTTGCGTGCAATTGTTCTGCGACGTGTGTCCAGCTCGATTCGTATCAGCCAACGGACTCCGCAACCATCGGAGACGCAAACACGAAGGCCTACTTCCGACTCTTTCTCACGTCTGCGAAACGTGTGGACGAGGATTTTCA ACGAAAACATTAGTGACGAATCATCTACGGACCCACACCGGCGAACGGCCATTCGAGTGTGAGACATGTCACCGTCGTTTCACGCAGAAGTCTTCGCTGCAGACTCACATCAAGCTGGTCCATCTGAAGATGAAAAGGAACAAAAGCAAGGCAGCAACATCGCCGGCCGTCGACGACAAGCCTCAGCAGTTCGAACGCCGCTGGACAGGACAggttttataa